The following coding sequences lie in one Maylandia zebra isolate NMK-2024a linkage group LG14, Mzebra_GT3a, whole genome shotgun sequence genomic window:
- the LOC106676369 gene encoding lysophosphatidic acid receptor 6-like — translation MNTSNSTTEDEQVYAWVFGCVMVIGLPLNAVALWILLRRHSLKSPHAVFMVNLAFSDLLLIISLPMRIYFHATGTWPLNNMACLIITMLFRDNIRSSAMFITFISVDRLLAVVYPLRSRHLRTSSNAWKGAAFVWSFMLVVNIPESLDFLEHLQNHTQPTCFKSYDSYELLLSKTRLTVIYLQIVLLVTMLTVNIVCTIMVSWTLHRHLSDSAKVSNKMKVMLIFVMNLVLFAMFLPVPIGMAAHGKEIMPLVCLTVSNCCLDPLLYYFSFDSFWKKNENCR, via the coding sequence ATGAACACATCAAACAGCACCACAGAAGATGAACAGGTTTATGCTTGGGTCTTTGGCTGCGTGATGGTGATAGGTCTACCTCTCAATGCAGTCGCACTGTGGATTCTTCTTCGCCGCCACAGCCTTAAATCACCCCACGCTGTCTTCATGGTCAACCTGGCATTCTCAGACCTGCTACTCATCATCTCTTTGCCCATGAGGATCTACTTTCATGCCACAGGCACCTGGCCTCTGAACAATATGGCGTGCCTCATCATTACAATGCTCTTTCGTGACAACATCCGTTCCAGCGCTATGTTTATCACCTTCATCAGTGTGGACAGATTGCTGGCTGTGGTTTATCCTCTGAGGTCACGCCATTTAAGAACCTCGTCCAATGCCTGGAAAGGAGCAGCATTCGTCTGGAGTTTTATGCTGGTGGTGAATATCCCAGAGAGTTTGGACTTTCTAGAACATTTGCAGAACCACACTCAACCTACCTGTTTTAAATCTTATGACTCTTACGAGCTTTTATTGAGTAAAACTCGATTAACAGTTATTTACCTTCAGATTGTGTTATTGGTCACAATGCTAACAGTCAACATTGTTTGCACCATTATGGTGTCTTGGACTCTGCACAGACATCTCAGTGACTCTGCAAAGGTCAGCAACAAGATGAAAGTTATGCTGATCTTTGTCATGAACTTGGTTTTGTTTGCCATGTTCTTACCTGTGCCTATAGGAATGGCTGCACATGGCAAAGAAATCATGCCGCTGGTGTGTCTTACTGTTTCTAACTGCTGTTTGGATCCTCTGCTGTATTACTTTTCTTTTGACTCCTTTTGGAAGAAAAACGAGAACTGTAGATAA
- the LOC112431145 gene encoding lysophosphatidic acid receptor 6-like codes for MNASNVTTEDRVYAGVFGCIMVIGLPLNAVALWILLCRHSLQSPNAVFMVNLAVSDLLVIISLPMRIYFHATRRWPLSNKACQFITMLFRNNLCSSAFFITFISVDRLLAVVYPLRSRHLRTSSNAWKGAAVVWLFVLVLNVPETLDFPKSANDSWCFDFSPERKPGLTKGIANVYLVLIVAMLAVNIVCTVMVSWVLHRHLSDSAKVSNKMNVMLIFVMNLVLFTICFLPLSVGVVTVKPTELKPLICLSAVNCCLDPFLYYFSFDGFWKKKEDADPPREQ; via the coding sequence ATGAATGCATCAAATGTCACTACAGAGGACAGGGTTTACGCTGGGGTCTTTGGCTGCATTATGGTGATAGGTCTGCCTCTCAACGCAGTCGCACTGTGGATTCTTCTTTGTCGTCACAGCCTCCAATCGCCCAACGCTGTCTTCATGGTCAACCTGGCAGTATCAGACCTGCTGGTCATCATCTCTTTGCCCATGAGGATCTACTTTCATGCCACCCGCAGATGGCCTCTGAGCAATAAGGCGTGCCAATTCATCACAATGCTTTTTCGCAACAACCTATGCTCCAGCGCCTTCTTCATTACTTTCATCAGCGTGGACAGACTTCTGGCTGTGGTTTATCCTCTGAGGTCACGCCATCTTCGAACTTCATCCAATGCCTGGAAAGGAGCAGCAGTGGTCTGGCTATTTGTGCTGGTATTGAATGTTCCAGAGACTTTGGACTTTCCAAAAAGTGCCAACGACAGTTGGTGTTTTGATTTCAGTCCTGAAAGGAAACCAGGTTTAACTAAAGGTATAGCAAATGTATATCTTGTGTTAATAGTCGCAATGCTAGCAGTCAACATTGTTTGCACCGTTATGGTGTCTTGGGTACTGCACAGACATCTCAGTGACTCTGCAAAGGTCAGCAACAAGATGAACGTAATGCTGATATTTGTCATGAACTTGGTTTTGTTTACTATCTGTTTCCTACCTTTGTCAGTAGGTGTAGTTACAGTTAAACCTACTGAATTAAAGCCATTGATATGTCTTAGTGCTGTGAACTGTTGTCTAGATCCATTCTTATATTACTTTTCCTTTGATGGCTtctggaagaaaaaagaagatgcGGATCCGCCAAGAGAGCAGTGA